The region AACCGATAAAGAACAAATGCAAAAGTTTATTCAGCGAGCCAAAAAAGCCAATGTTGCCCTTAAAGCCTGCGGATTTTCCCTCAATAAATTTGGTGTAGATCCTAAAGAAATTCCTTCAGAAATGGAAGTTGTTGAGAATGGTATCCTGTATGATTTTCAACTTCAGAAAAAGGGATATTTCAGTATAGATCTTTAAAAAAATCATTCTAAATCATATAAAGTATCAAGATAATGAAAAAAATAGGAATTCTAATCTTAGTCTTTATGCTAGGCGTTTCAGGTTTTGCTCAAACAAAAACAGGAATTGAGAAGAAAAATTATGTAGTGTCTACTTCCAAAATTCCACAGTTAGAGCCAATAATCCTTACTGCTGAAGCATTAAAACAAGAAGATGGTCACAAATTTGGTGATTTTCAAATAGTCCTTTATGGACGAAATGTTAAGGAGCTTACAGATAAAGAGAAGATGAAAAACTACGTAAAAAAAGCTAAAGCTGCGGGCGTAGAGATCAAGGTTTGTAAACTCTCTATAAACTATTTGAAACTTGATAAAAAAGATTTACATCCCGACGTAAAGGTAGTAGACCACGCCTTTACGCATCTTTTACAATTACAAAAGAATAAGAACTATTACAGTATAGAACTATAAAAGATAATCTATGAAAATTAGTTTAAAGACAGCATTAATCCTGTTTTCAGGCATTGCTACCATTGGTTTATATACCTCTTGCAATAATGCAAATGGTAAAAACCCGGACAAAAATAAAGATAAAACCACTAAAATTACCATTTTACAAACGGCCGATATTCACGGGCAACTTGATTCTCATCCCGAATTATTTTGGGAAGATGAAGAAATAGTTTTTAAAGAACGTGGTGGCCTAGCGCATATTCAAACCCTATTTGAAGAAGAGCGCGCCAAAAACCCTAATACGGTAATTTTTGATGGCGGTGATCTTATCCAGGGAAGTGGCTATGCCGCACTTTCTGAAGGAAAAATTTTCCCCGAAATTATAAAGAATATGGATTACGATCTTCTAGTGCCGGGAAATTGGGAAGTAGTCTATGGCAAGAAAGTAATGATGGATGTTCTACAGGGTTTTGAAACTCCTGTAATTGTTCAGAATATGTTTCACGAGAAAGATAAAAAAGAACTTTTCCCACCTTACTGGACCAAAGAAATCGAAGGTGTAAAACTCGGTTTTATCGGGATAAACGATCCTGATGTTCCTGTTCGTCAAAATCCTATTTTTAGTGAAGGCATTGACTTTAGCGGCTTAGACGAGGGCGTGGAAGAACTCATTCAGAAAGTAAAAAAGGAAGAGAAAGTTGACGCGCTGTTTTTGGTGACCCATTTTGGAATTTTTAAGCAGGTAGAATTGGCTAACAATCCAATTGCTAAAGATGTAGATTATATCTTCGGAAACGATACTCATGAACGCGTTCGGGAACCTATAAAAGGGAAGTATGCGAAAGTTACCGAACCCGGAGCTTTTGGCTCTTTTGTAGGAAAACTGAACTTGTATTTTAAAAATGGAGAAATTGTAGATGAGGAGTATGAGCTGATAGAGGTTGATCCAAAAAAATACCCGGCCAATCCTAAAATTGCTAAACTAGTCGATAAAGCAAAGGAACCTTATAAAGAGCATTTGGAGACCGTGATTGGTTATACCGAAACGCCACTTTACCGCTATTTAACGGTGGAAAATCCAATGGACAATATGATCACCGATGCTGCCAAGTGGAAAACCGGTGCCGATATTTCTATCTCTAACGGATTTCGCTTCGGAAATCCCATAGTTCCTGAGAATGGAAAACCGGCGCCTATAACCCGAGCTAATTTGTGGAACTTGCTCCCTGTAAATGAAAAAGTAAAAACCGGAAAGGCTACCGGAAAGCAGATAAAAGACTGGCTGGAAAGTGAGATGCACAATGCCTTTGCCCAAACTCCAACCGAGCGTTTTGGCGGCTGGATGGTTAGATTTTCTGGAATGGAAGTAGATTTTAATTCTCAGAATGAAAAAGGTAAACGTATAAAATCGGTTAAGGTAAATGGAGAGAAAATCCAGGATGATGAATATTATACCATTTCTGCCTGTGTGCGGCCCGGTGACCCAATTGACAATCTTTGCCGAATGCCGAACGTAAAAGATGTAGAAGTGCAAGATTATACTATTCACGAAGTGGTAGAAGAATACCTGCAAAAACACTCCCCGGTTTCACCTACACTGGATGGACGTTCTTATTGCGAACATTTAGGTGAAAAATCTTTTTCAACGGTTCCCGGAACCGATTATGAATTCCACTAGATAAAACAAACCTCACAAGTGAAGAAATAGCTTGTGAGGTTTATTTTATAAATCACGGCTTTGTAGCTACAAAACGAATTACCGCTGCTTTGCCATTATGGTATTTTCCTTCAGAAAGTTCTATTAATTTATCTTCAAATTCCTCGAATTTAAATCCGCTAAAGCTGGTTTGTAATTCTTCTTTTGAAAATAACATTTCAGCATTCTTAGGTCCGCCAGATTTTGGATTCTCTTTCTGAATATCTATTTGTTCTTTACTAAAAGCTTCAAAAATAATTACTCCACCGCGTTTCAGTAACTTTTTAAAGTTCTTAAGATAGTTTTTTCTTCTTCTGAAAAATGAGCGAAAATCAAAGCAATCACATCAAATTGCTCGTCTTTATAATCAAGCTCTGGCAGGTCACCTACTTTGTAATCAATTTCTACGCTTTGATTATTAGCCAGGTTTAAAGCTTTTTCCTTACCTTTTTCACTAATATCAAACGCAGAAACCTCCCACTGCTGGAGCGCAGCATAAACTGCATTTCGACCTTCTCCTTCTGCCGGCAATAAAATTTTACCGGGCCGCATTTCATCAATTTTCTCTTTAAAATATTCGTTCGGTGCCTGGCCGTAAACATAATCTTTATCAGCGTAGCGTTCATTCCAAAAATCTTTCATAAACTTTTATTTTTTCTTAAAACAGCAAAAGGTAAAATTCTGAATCGCCCCAGATGGAGTTTTATGATCTATATTTTCACATTTCAAAAGATCAAATTTTTCCTGCAATAACTGCTGAAGATCTTCTTTTGAATATTGCTTAACTGTTCTTCCACTACATTTTTCGGGACCGTTTTTTGAAAAGGTTGCAAGAATAACATATCCTCCTGAAGCCACCGCGTTCTCTAAGGTTCTTAAATAATTTTCAATTTGATCATCTTCGGTTAAAAAATGAAACGCAGCACGATCGTGCCATAGATGATAAACCTGTGTCACTTCAAATTCTGAAGCATCAGCAACGATCCAGTTAACCTTTTCCGCATCTTCATTTAGACGTTTTTGAGATTTTTCCAGGGCTTTTTCAGAAATATCCAAAACAGAAACATCCCGATATTCCTCTTTTAACAAATAGTCTACAAGATTTGAATCTCCTCCCCCAACGTCTATAATTTTTGAACATTCAGATAATTCCAGTTCTTCAATAAACTTTAAAGAGGTCTCCGGTTTTTCCTGGTACCAACTGGCATCTTCATAAGATTTTTTATGGTAAACTTCTTCCCAATGTGATTTTGTTTCCTTCATAATTCAATTATTTTCTTCAAAATTCCACCATTTTTCCTGTGAAAATTGTTCTCCTAAAACATAAGCTTCACCAATTTTTGGCGAGACTACTTCTTGCTCTTGCATTTTGGCTTCTGCCATTAACCTCCTAATAGGTTCGTTCCAGGGATGTACAGAAAGCACAAATTTCCCCCAATGCACGGGAAATAAAATTTTAGCATTTATATCTTTCGCAGCTTTCACGGTTTCCTCAGGAAACATATGTATTTGCGGCCAATATTTACCATACTGTCCACATTCCAGGAAAGCCAGGTCAAATTCTTTAAATTTTTCTCCAATTTCTTTAAACTGTGTACTGTAACCCGAATCACTACCAATATATA is a window of Salegentibacter salegens DNA encoding:
- a CDS encoding DsrE family protein, which gives rise to MKKIGILILVFMLGVSGFAQTKTGIEKKNYVVSTSKIPQLEPIILTAEALKQEDGHKFGDFQIVLYGRNVKELTDKEKMKNYVKKAKAAGVEIKVCKLSINYLKLDKKDLHPDVKVVDHAFTHLLQLQKNKNYYSIEL
- a CDS encoding bifunctional metallophosphatase/5'-nucleotidase; amino-acid sequence: MKISLKTALILFSGIATIGLYTSCNNANGKNPDKNKDKTTKITILQTADIHGQLDSHPELFWEDEEIVFKERGGLAHIQTLFEEERAKNPNTVIFDGGDLIQGSGYAALSEGKIFPEIIKNMDYDLLVPGNWEVVYGKKVMMDVLQGFETPVIVQNMFHEKDKKELFPPYWTKEIEGVKLGFIGINDPDVPVRQNPIFSEGIDFSGLDEGVEELIQKVKKEEKVDALFLVTHFGIFKQVELANNPIAKDVDYIFGNDTHERVREPIKGKYAKVTEPGAFGSFVGKLNLYFKNGEIVDEEYELIEVDPKKYPANPKIAKLVDKAKEPYKEHLETVIGYTETPLYRYLTVENPMDNMITDAAKWKTGADISISNGFRFGNPIVPENGKPAPITRANLWNLLPVNEKVKTGKATGKQIKDWLESEMHNAFAQTPTERFGGWMVRFSGMEVDFNSQNEKGKRIKSVKVNGEKIQDDEYYTISACVRPGDPIDNLCRMPNVKDVEVQDYTIHEVVEEYLQKHSPVSPTLDGRSYCEHLGEKSFSTVPGTDYEFH
- a CDS encoding class I SAM-dependent methyltransferase produces the protein MKDFWNERYADKDYVYGQAPNEYFKEKIDEMRPGKILLPAEGEGRNAVYAALQQWEVSAFDISEKGKEKALNLANNQSVEIDYKVGDLPELDYKDEQFDVIALIFAHFSEEEKTILRTLKSY
- a CDS encoding class I SAM-dependent methyltransferase is translated as MKETKSHWEEVYHKKSYEDASWYQEKPETSLKFIEELELSECSKIIDVGGGDSNLVDYLLKEEYRDVSVLDISEKALEKSQKRLNEDAEKVNWIVADASEFEVTQVYHLWHDRAAFHFLTEDDQIENYLRTLENAVASGGYVILATFSKNGPEKCSGRTVKQYSKEDLQQLLQEKFDLLKCENIDHKTPSGAIQNFTFCCFKKK
- a CDS encoding MBL fold metallo-hydrolase; amino-acid sequence: MPSRHFSGRNVKRNTSLWASFALEWEGFKIYIGSDSGYSTQFKEIGEKFKEFDLAFLECGQYGKYWPQIHMFPEETVKAAKDINAKILFPVHWGKFVLSVHPWNEPIRRLMAEAKMQEQEVVSPKIGEAYVLGEQFSQEKWWNFEENN